In Helicobacter mastomyrinus, a single genomic region encodes these proteins:
- a CDS encoding nucleotide sugar dehydrogenase, with protein sequence MLAPLPQLDTIRIAVIGLGYVGLPLLIAFSKRYNAIGFDINPTRIESLQKGIDETKQVSKEEILRSHCTFSSTLCDIVEANVYIICVPTPIDEYKVPDLSALLGASEMVGKVLQRGNIVIYESTTYPTCTENECRAMLELTSSLHLNSDFYLGYSPERINPSDSIHTLSNIHKITSGSNDEAAAFVDTLYASIITAGTHRVSSIKTAEMTKIIENAQRDLNIAFVNEMCIICDYLDIDALEVLEAAKTKWNFLPFTPGLVGGHCISIDPYYLTHKMNAIGYVPQVISSGRLINDTMPHFIAQKIIKLMIKQHIAILGAKILILGVTFKQNCPDIRNSKVPLVKKELEEFGVEVSVYDPIANAPDVQEQYHISLLPSLPSRQFDVIFLAIAHNEFLSLSFKNLAKQNAIYYTLTPHKLDL encoded by the coding sequence ATGTTAGCTCCACTACCGCAGTTAGATACTATCCGCATTGCCGTGATTGGCTTAGGCTATGTAGGGTTGCCACTGCTTATCGCATTTAGTAAACGTTATAATGCCATTGGATTTGATATTAATCCCACTCGTATAGAATCCTTGCAAAAAGGCATTGATGAGACAAAGCAAGTCTCTAAGGAAGAGATTCTCCGCTCTCATTGCACCTTTAGCAGCACACTTTGTGATATTGTAGAAGCAAATGTCTATATTATTTGTGTGCCTACGCCCATTGATGAATACAAAGTCCCCGACCTCTCCGCGCTTTTGGGCGCAAGTGAAATGGTAGGTAAAGTTTTGCAAAGAGGCAATATCGTTATTTATGAATCCACCACCTACCCCACCTGCACGGAAAATGAATGCAGAGCTATGCTTGAGCTTACCTCATCACTTCATCTTAATAGCGATTTTTATCTTGGCTACTCGCCCGAGCGGATAAATCCTAGCGATAGCATACACACCCTAAGCAATATCCACAAAATTACTTCAGGTAGCAACGATGAAGCAGCGGCATTTGTAGATACCCTTTATGCCTCAATCATCACAGCTGGAACACATCGCGTCTCATCAATCAAAACCGCTGAAATGACAAAAATCATCGAAAACGCTCAACGTGACCTAAACATCGCCTTTGTCAATGAAATGTGTATTATCTGTGATTATTTGGATATTGACGCCCTAGAGGTGCTTGAAGCGGCAAAGACAAAGTGGAATTTCCTGCCATTCACACCGGGATTAGTAGGAGGGCATTGCATCAGCATTGATCCCTATTATCTTACGCACAAAATGAATGCGATTGGTTATGTGCCGCAAGTAATCAGCTCAGGGAGACTCATCAATGACACTATGCCGCATTTTATCGCACAGAAAATCATTAAATTAATGATAAAACAGCATATTGCCATACTTGGGGCGAAGATTCTCATACTTGGGGTAACTTTCAAGCAAAACTGCCCCGATATACGCAACTCCAAAGTCCCACTTGTCAAAAAAGAGCTTGAGGAATTTGGGGTAGAGGTAAGCGTATATGACCCTATCGCTAATGCGCCTGATGTACAAGAGCAATACCATATCTCACTCCTACCCTCACTCCCTTCAAGGCAATTTGACGTTATTTTTCTTGCTATAGCCCACAATGAATTTCTCTCCCTCTCATTTAAAAATTTAGCAAAGCAAAATGCCATCTATTACACCCTCACCCCCCACAAGCTGGATTTGTAG
- a CDS encoding tetratricopeptide repeat protein, translating to MSRQNFDITSAVQMAHQLYQSQRYHECIDICIQILGIDYTQAQVWSLAGMVMLELKSFERAIAYFSQAMQYEPTQPNHTINCAEAYRRSGNPERCIAEIKMLLRQNTAAQNNSNLHFNLAKAYSDIGDSNHSIKHYTIAIKLDPNDLGAMFNLANAQVKLKNFGEAIELYLNALSKGYLDAGVNLANTYVQLGCFSEALQVYSAIYTHYAEDSDFNFNYANTLAYANEDIQHTQALYGKAIALNPNNISYYINYAHFLLRSLRLKDGFRIYEERKKLPNMLPRRITNIWHYDESKKSKFKGKKVLVYHEQGLGDSIMFARFLPLLAKHTKDICVITQVPLVPLFTKLPFKCVSSLSEVGKYDIAISLLSLPLALGVEHTDDLAIMPFMCEKPQAPHKVKKIGICFSTDSQFSEANDKSIPLDVLMSALQDHKEIEIYSLNKPQCEELGKHSIIQKEMNDFADTYAIIDDMDMVISIDTSVAHLSASMGRHTLVLLNKRYDWRWGNGISTPWYQNVVCFTQSKMYEWSDVVQNLKVYLKAWI from the coding sequence GTGTCTAGACAAAATTTTGATATCACTTCAGCCGTGCAGATGGCACATCAGCTCTACCAATCACAACGTTACCACGAGTGCATAGATATATGTATTCAAATATTAGGGATTGACTATACGCAAGCACAAGTATGGAGCTTAGCGGGTATGGTAATGCTTGAGCTTAAATCATTTGAGAGGGCAATAGCATATTTCTCTCAAGCTATGCAATATGAACCCACACAGCCTAATCACACCATTAATTGTGCGGAAGCCTACCGTCGCAGTGGGAATCCTGAGCGATGTATCGCAGAGATTAAAATGCTTCTTAGACAAAATACAGCAGCACAAAATAATTCTAATCTCCATTTTAACCTCGCAAAAGCCTATTCGGATATAGGAGATTCTAATCATTCAATCAAGCATTACACGATTGCTATTAAGCTTGACCCTAATGATTTAGGAGCGATGTTTAACCTCGCTAACGCACAAGTGAAACTCAAAAATTTTGGCGAAGCCATAGAGCTTTATCTTAATGCCTTGAGTAAGGGTTATCTTGATGCAGGTGTGAATCTCGCTAATACCTATGTGCAATTAGGGTGCTTTAGTGAGGCACTGCAAGTATATAGCGCGATATATACGCATTATGCAGAGGATAGCGATTTTAATTTTAACTATGCTAATACCCTTGCTTATGCTAATGAAGATATACAGCACACACAGGCACTATACGGGAAAGCCATCGCGCTTAATCCTAATAATATAAGCTATTATATCAACTATGCACATTTCCTACTCCGCTCCTTGCGCCTTAAAGATGGTTTCCGAATCTATGAAGAGCGTAAAAAACTCCCCAATATGTTACCTAGGAGGATTACAAATATTTGGCATTATGATGAAAGTAAAAAAAGTAAATTTAAAGGCAAAAAGGTGCTTGTCTATCACGAGCAGGGGCTTGGCGATAGCATTATGTTTGCACGATTTTTACCCCTTTTAGCAAAGCATACAAAGGATATTTGTGTTATTACTCAAGTTCCGCTTGTGCCACTTTTTACAAAACTGCCTTTTAAATGTGTCTCAAGTCTTAGCGAAGTAGGAAAATACGATATAGCCATCTCTCTTTTGTCACTGCCTTTAGCGTTAGGGGTGGAACATACTGATGATTTAGCCATAATGCCCTTTATGTGTGAAAAGCCCCAAGCGCCCCATAAAGTCAAAAAAATCGGCATTTGCTTTAGCACAGATTCACAATTTAGCGAAGCAAACGATAAAAGTATCCCGCTTGATGTACTAATGAGTGCATTGCAAGACCATAAGGAGATTGAAATCTACTCGCTTAATAAGCCTCAATGCGAGGAGTTAGGAAAGCATAGTATTATCCAAAAAGAGATGAATGACTTTGCAGATACTTATGCGATTATTGATGATATGGATATGGTGATTAGCATTGACACATCAGTAGCGCATTTGAGCGCGAGTATGGGGAGACACACGCTTGTGTTGCTGAATAAACGTTATGATTGGCGTTGGGGGAATGGTATTTCTACGCCGTGGTATCAAAATGTTGTGTGCTTCACACAAAGCAAGATGTATGAATGGAGCGACGTTGTACAGAATCTTAAGGTATACCTCAAAGCGTGGATTTAA
- a CDS encoding apolipoprotein N-acyltransferase, with protein sequence MFSVHSPPLQTLKGLCFKAINIPCTPFMWRNPQTYKPTLVWLAISFGFAFICVLPFYMQWLLEQYTSRDISPLLASFLGILSVASVLFTPANRRFSVGFFIGVLWFYWISLGVRYFDMSFLVPLIVVAVGIFMGFVFYIVLWCECLLLRFIFLLLLSFFTPLGFDWIMLESVFAYSYFGVDKLSFALIILGLWLLVKYTLWWRLIGVVCLTFALDSHIFNTPHTATIPLKMKLIQSDVSQDFTYRMEQVDSIFMQHIEDIAQAKNAGYDMVVLPESAFYVPFDVMPSYYENLLALSEEIVILTGALRVERDNDNTLLYFNSTFKFDKGEVSFYDKVLLVPFGEYIPSFLLPLANIFFQGIGGFSAGEEFGYFDIKGVRLKNAICYEGTNRGFYKDNPRYVIVTSNNAWFVPSIEPILQKNLMKYYARLHNSVIFHATNRSSHAIITP encoded by the coding sequence ATGTTTTCTGTGCATTCTCCTCCATTGCAGACTTTAAAAGGGCTATGTTTTAAAGCTATTAATATACCCTGCACGCCATTTATGTGGCGTAATCCACAGACCTATAAACCTACATTAGTGTGGTTAGCTATATCTTTTGGCTTTGCTTTTATCTGCGTTTTGCCTTTTTATATGCAGTGGCTTTTGGAGCAATACACTTCTAGGGATATTTCTCCATTATTGGCTTCATTTTTGGGCATCTTAAGCGTTGCAAGTGTGCTTTTTACCCCTGCAAATCGTCGCTTTAGCGTGGGATTCTTTATCGGTGTGCTATGGTTTTATTGGATTTCATTGGGGGTGAGATATTTTGATATGAGCTTTCTTGTTCCCCTTATTGTTGTAGCAGTGGGAATCTTTATGGGATTTGTATTTTATATTGTGCTGTGGTGCGAATGTCTGCTGCTTCGTTTTATATTTTTACTGCTTTTGAGTTTTTTTACTCCGCTTGGTTTTGATTGGATTATGCTTGAGAGTGTGTTTGCATATAGCTATTTTGGGGTGGATAAGCTAAGCTTTGCCCTCATTATATTAGGATTATGGCTACTTGTGAAGTATACATTATGGTGGCGATTAATAGGTGTAGTATGCCTTACCTTTGCCCTTGATAGCCATATTTTTAACACACCACATACAGCAACAATTCCTCTAAAGATGAAGCTAATCCAAAGTGATGTAAGTCAGGATTTTACCTATCGTATGGAGCAAGTAGATTCTATTTTTATGCAGCATATTGAGGATATTGCACAGGCAAAAAATGCAGGTTATGATATGGTTGTGCTGCCAGAGAGCGCATTTTATGTGCCTTTTGATGTTATGCCTTCATATTATGAGAATCTTTTGGCATTGAGTGAGGAAATAGTTATCCTCACAGGAGCATTGCGTGTGGAGCGCGATAATGATAACACTCTTTTATATTTTAATAGCACATTTAAGTTTGATAAGGGAGAAGTGAGCTTTTATGATAAGGTGCTGCTTGTGCCTTTTGGGGAGTATATCCCCTCATTTTTATTACCTCTTGCAAATATCTTTTTTCAGGGCATTGGAGGATTTAGCGCAGGAGAGGAATTTGGGTATTTTGACATAAAGGGTGTGCGCCTTAAGAATGCGATTTGCTATGAGGGGACAAATCGAGGATTCTATAAAGATAATCCGCGATATGTGATTGTAACGAGCAATAATGCGTGGTTTGTGCCAAGCATTGAGCCAATTTTGCAAAAAAATTTAATGAAATATTATGCGCGATTGCACAATAGCGTGATTTTTCACGCGACTAATCGCTCATCCCACGCTATCATTACACCCTAG
- a CDS encoding enoyl-ACP reductase: MNLANTRDFMKGKTLVISGATRGIGKAILYKFAQNGVNVAFTYNKNEEEACNIAQDVEGKYGIKARFYPLNVLELEQYIELFKKIDEDFLRVDFFISNAIIYGKSVAGGFAPFMRLKPRGLNNIYTATVLAFVVGTQEAAKRMKEVGGGAIVSLSSTGNLVYMPNYAGHGNSKNAVETMVKYAATELGEWGIRVNAVSGGPIDTDALKAFPDYAQVKAKVEEESPLNRMGTPEDLAGAAFFLCDSTQSAWLTGQTIVIDGGTTFK; encoded by the coding sequence ATGAATCTAGCAAACACAAGGGATTTTATGAAAGGTAAAACGCTTGTTATTAGTGGGGCTACGCGGGGGATTGGCAAGGCTATTTTGTATAAATTCGCACAGAATGGTGTGAATGTCGCTTTTACCTATAATAAAAATGAGGAAGAAGCGTGTAATATCGCTCAAGATGTGGAGGGCAAATATGGCATTAAGGCAAGATTTTATCCGCTTAATGTGCTGGAGCTAGAGCAGTATATTGAACTTTTTAAGAAAATTGATGAAGATTTTTTACGGGTTGATTTTTTTATCTCTAATGCTATCATTTATGGCAAGAGCGTTGCGGGAGGATTTGCGCCATTTATGCGTTTAAAGCCTCGTGGGTTAAATAATATCTACACAGCTACCGTGCTTGCCTTTGTCGTAGGCACACAAGAAGCAGCTAAGAGAATGAAAGAGGTAGGTGGCGGGGCGATTGTATCGCTTAGCTCCACAGGGAATCTCGTGTATATGCCAAATTACGCAGGGCACGGTAATTCAAAAAATGCAGTGGAAACGATGGTAAAATACGCTGCTACCGAGCTTGGCGAATGGGGTATACGTGTCAATGCAGTGAGTGGAGGACCAATTGATACAGACGCGTTAAAGGCATTCCCAGACTATGCACAAGTAAAGGCTAAAGTCGAGGAAGAGTCTCCGCTTAATCGTATGGGGACACCTGAAGATTTAGCGGGAGCAGCGTTTTTCCTATGTGATTCTACACAAAGTGCGTGGCTCACTGGGCAAACAATAGTGATTGATGGTGGCACGACTTTTAAATAA
- the dapA gene encoding 4-hydroxy-tetrahydrodipicolinate synthase — translation MIFGAMSALVTPFKYNRVDFETYEALIKRQIRYGMDACVPVGTTGESATLSHKEHMECIESAVSICKGSGVKVVAGAGSNATSEAIELAQFAQKCGADAILCVTPYYNKPTQEGLYEHYKAVADAIEIPVMLYNVPSRTGVGIEIETAKALHKDCANIYAIKEAAGLMDRIVAFGAEAPNLAVFSGEDMINFPILANNGKGVISVTGNLMPKEIADLTHFALNGDMQKSYEINTNLYEINKILFCESNPIPIKAAMFLAGLLQNLEYRLPLVPPSKENMAKIQKILEQYEVQL, via the coding sequence ATGATTTTTGGTGCAATGAGTGCATTAGTAACTCCTTTTAAGTACAATAGAGTGGATTTTGAGACTTATGAAGCATTGATTAAGCGGCAAATCCGCTATGGTATGGACGCTTGTGTGCCTGTAGGCACAACGGGTGAATCTGCCACACTTTCACACAAAGAACATATGGAATGTATAGAATCTGCAGTAAGCATATGCAAAGGAAGTGGTGTAAAAGTAGTCGCAGGTGCGGGAAGTAACGCCACAAGTGAAGCCATAGAATTAGCACAATTCGCACAAAAATGCGGGGCTGATGCGATTTTATGCGTTACGCCTTATTATAATAAGCCAACACAGGAGGGGTTATACGAGCATTATAAGGCTGTGGCTGACGCAATAGAAATCCCCGTAATGCTCTACAATGTGCCTTCTCGCACAGGTGTAGGCATTGAGATAGAAACAGCAAAGGCATTGCACAAAGATTGTGCGAATATTTATGCTATCAAGGAGGCAGCGGGGCTAATGGATAGAATCGTAGCTTTTGGCGCGGAAGCCCCAAACCTCGCTGTTTTTAGTGGGGAGGATATGATTAACTTTCCCATACTTGCGAATAATGGCAAGGGCGTTATCTCTGTAACAGGCAATCTTATGCCTAAAGAAATCGCTGATTTAACACATTTTGCACTCAATGGAGATATGCAAAAAAGCTATGAAATCAATACGAATCTTTATGAGATAAATAAGATTCTCTTTTGCGAGAGCAATCCCATACCCATCAAGGCAGCTATGTTTCTAGCGGGATTATTGCAAAATTTAGAATATCGTCTGCCATTAGTGCCACCTTCTAAGGAAAATATGGCTAAAATACAAAAAATCTTAGAACAATATGAGGTGCAATTATGA
- a CDS encoding M16 family metallopeptidase — protein sequence MKFLIIGVLMSISHIFNSPSSLSVFTPSALPKYYTKTLENGLQIVVVSLNNQSNVIETNVFYKVGSRNEVMGKSGIAHMLEHLSFKSTKNLKAGEFDEIVKGFGGVNNASTSFDYTRYFIKSSTENLDKSLALFAELMSNLSLKEDEFLPERNVVAEERLWRTDNSPMGYLYFRFFNTAFVYHPYHWTPIGFMEDIQSWQIADIASFYHTYYQPQNAIILVSGDVNPNEVFESATKHFAPLKNTVPIPEVKTKEPRQDGIRRSIVKKDSQVEFLAMGYKIPNFLSKDQVALSAIGDILSGGKSSILSKELVDKQQIASSVYAYNMELKDDGVFLIMATAKQGIKAESIEKEVYKVLENLKQGKITQEELEKVKINTRASFIYGLENASSVAGLFGSYLVRGDISPLLSYERDINALSIDKIKEVANKYFVEDSLNVVILRDKDKSEAQE from the coding sequence GTGAAGTTTCTTATTATAGGAGTATTGATGAGTATCTCTCATATATTTAATTCGCCCTCGTCTTTAAGTGTATTTACACCTAGTGCCTTGCCTAAGTATTATACAAAGACGCTTGAAAATGGATTACAAATCGTGGTGGTGTCGCTTAATAATCAAAGCAATGTGATTGAAACCAATGTTTTTTATAAGGTAGGTAGTCGCAATGAAGTGATGGGTAAAAGCGGTATTGCCCATATGCTCGAGCATTTAAGCTTCAAATCTACAAAGAATCTTAAGGCGGGGGAGTTTGATGAGATTGTTAAGGGATTTGGCGGAGTGAATAACGCCTCTACAAGCTTTGATTACACACGTTATTTCATCAAATCAAGCACAGAGAATCTTGACAAATCTTTAGCACTTTTTGCCGAGCTTATGAGCAATCTCTCGCTTAAAGAAGATGAGTTCTTGCCCGAGCGCAATGTCGTAGCAGAGGAACGATTATGGCGGACAGATAATTCCCCTATGGGCTATTTGTATTTCCGTTTTTTTAATACCGCTTTTGTGTATCATCCTTATCATTGGACACCTATTGGTTTTATGGAGGATATTCAAAGTTGGCAAATCGCAGATATTGCTTCCTTTTATCACACATATTATCAGCCGCAAAATGCTATAATATTAGTGAGTGGCGATGTGAATCCTAATGAAGTCTTTGAGAGTGCTACTAAGCATTTTGCCCCGCTGAAAAATACTGTACCTATCCCTGAAGTCAAGACTAAAGAGCCAAGGCAAGATGGCATAAGACGAAGCATTGTGAAAAAAGATTCGCAAGTAGAATTTTTAGCAATGGGCTATAAGATTCCCAATTTTTTAAGCAAAGATCAAGTGGCTTTAAGTGCGATAGGCGATATTTTGAGCGGTGGAAAGTCAAGCATATTGTCAAAAGAGCTTGTCGATAAGCAGCAAATAGCAAGTAGCGTGTATGCCTATAATATGGAGCTTAAAGATGATGGTGTGTTTTTGATTATGGCAACAGCAAAGCAGGGCATAAAGGCAGAGAGTATTGAAAAGGAAGTATATAAGGTATTAGAGAATCTTAAGCAGGGTAAAATCACGCAAGAAGAGCTTGAAAAAGTGAAAATCAATACAAGGGCGAGTTTTATTTATGGGCTTGAGAATGCTTCGTCAGTGGCTGGGCTTTTTGGGAGCTATTTGGTGCGAGGAGATATTTCGCCTTTGCTTTCTTATGAGCGAGATATTAATGCCTTGAGCATAGATAAGATTAAAGAGGTAGCAAATAAGTATTTTGTGGAAGATTCATTAAATGTAGTGATTTTAAGAGATAAAGATAAAAGCGAGGCACAAGAATGA
- a CDS encoding Sir2 family NAD-dependent protein deacetylase, translating to MPKCVVFSGAGLSAESGLETFRDNGGLLAQYNPMEVCNYGNWRENFDLVHRFYNLRRVELGSVKPNAMHQFLASLPTLLNPKANKKRTESIEVYHTKCRWPA from the coding sequence ATGCCAAAATGCGTTGTATTTAGCGGAGCGGGATTAAGTGCGGAATCAGGCTTAGAGACATTTAGGGATAATGGCGGTTTGTTGGCGCAGTATAATCCTATGGAAGTGTGCAATTATGGAAATTGGCGGGAAAATTTTGACCTCGTGCATAGATTCTATAACTTAAGGCGCGTGGAGCTAGGCAGTGTCAAGCCTAATGCAATGCACCAGTTTCTCGCCTCTTTGCCTACACTTTTAAACCCTAAAGCAAACAAAAAGCGCACAGAATCTATCGAAGTATATCACACAAAATGTCGATGGCCTGCTTGA
- a CDS encoding Sir2 family NAD-dependent protein deacetylase: MLERAGAQNVIHLHGELSKIICPHCEHILDIGYKVFTPRACKHCGYEQLKPFVVFFGERAPKYMQMYKIFEGLSFKDYMVVIGTSGNVVDISSIIARCEWKCKMGLKILNNLEPSSHIAESVFDNIYYKPATQAIWEIKTDLLQFFHR, from the coding sequence CTGCTTGAACGCGCTGGGGCGCAGAATGTCATTCATTTGCACGGAGAGCTAAGTAAAATCATTTGCCCTCATTGTGAGCATATCCTTGATATAGGTTATAAGGTATTTACCCCTCGCGCTTGCAAACATTGCGGATATGAGCAACTGAAGCCTTTTGTTGTCTTTTTTGGTGAGCGCGCACCCAAATATATGCAGATGTATAAGATTTTTGAGGGGCTTTCTTTTAAGGATTATATGGTGGTGATTGGCACAAGTGGCAATGTCGTGGATATTAGTTCTATTATCGCGCGATGTGAATGGAAGTGCAAAATGGGCTTAAAAATTCTTAATAATCTTGAACCTAGCTCTCACATCGCCGAATCTGTCTTTGATAACATTTACTATAAACCCGCTACGCAAGCTATTTGGGAGATTAAAACAGATTTGCTGCAGTTTTTCCATAGATAA